From the Actinopolymorpha singaporensis genome, the window GGCCCGGCCGTCCGCGTGGGTGGTTGTTCTGAGCTGGTCACCATATCGATCGCTGTCCCATCCTGCGCAGCACGTGGTTCGCGGTCACGATCATCACCATGCCGACGACACCCTTGAACAACCCGACGGCGGTCGCGGTCTCGAACTGCGCGTCCAGTAGGCCGATCCGGTACACGTAGGTGTCGATGATGTCCCCGACGTCCAGCACCGCGCCGTTGTAGAGCTGGAAGATCTGGTCGAAGCCTGCGTCGAGCAGGTTGCCGAGGGACAGGACCAGGAGTACGGCCATCACCGGTCGAAGGCCCGGCAGTGTCACGTGCCAGATCTGACGCAGCTTGCCCGCGCCGTCCACACGCGCGGCTTCGTACAACTGCGCGTCGATCCCGGACAGCGCGGCGAGGTAGATGATCGCTCCCCAGCCGAACTCCTTCATGATGCCGGTCAGCACCACCACCGATCGGAAGGTGTCGGGATTGGTGAGGAAGTTGACCCGGTGCCCGCCGGCGTCGAGCAGCAGGGTGTTGAGAAGTCCACTCGGCCCGAGGATGTTGATGACGATGCCGGCGAACACCACCCAGGAAAGGAAGTGCGGGAAGTACGTGACGGTCTGGATGCTGCGCTTGAACCACCGGGTGCGCACCTCGTTCAGCAGCAACGCGAAGATCAGCGGCACCGGGAAGCCGAAGACGATCCGGTAGGTACTGATGAGCAGCGTGTTGCGGACGAGCTGGGGAAACTTCTCCGACGACAAGACCGCCCTGAAGTTGTCCAGGCCCACCCATGGGCTGTTCCACATCCCGCCGAAGACCCTGAAGTCCTTGAACGCGATCTGCAGGCCGATCATCGGAAGATAGGCGAAGACCACGAAGTAGACGATGGTGGGCAGGATGAGCAGGTAGATGGTGCGGTACTGCCAGATCCGGGCGGCCGTGGAGCGGCGAACGGGCCGGGGTGCGGCGACCCGCTCAGCCACGCGGGTGCTCATAGGGAGGCGTACTGCGGCTTGGACTTGTCCTTCTGCAGTCGGTTGACCTCCGCGATGATCTTGTCGCCACCCGCGGCCCGCCACTTGTCCACGGCCCGCAACCAGTCCTGCCGGGTCGCCTTGTGGTTGATGATGGTGCTCTGCGTCGGCTTCTGCAGGAGGTCCTCGAACAGCTGCGTTCCCTTCTTCACCTCGGTGGGGGACATGATCGTCGGATCGCGGTAGTCGGCGTAGGCCTTGGCGGTGTACTCGTCGAACTTCCCCCTGATGTAGTCGAACCGGTCGGCGACGCCGGAACCCTCGAAGCCGATCCTCATCGCTTCCCAGTCCAGCTTCTCGCTGTAGGGATCGAGGAAGTGGAGTGGC encodes:
- a CDS encoding ABC transporter permease, which produces MAERVAAPRPVRRSTAARIWQYRTIYLLILPTIVYFVVFAYLPMIGLQIAFKDFRVFGGMWNSPWVGLDNFRAVLSSEKFPQLVRNTLLISTYRIVFGFPVPLIFALLLNEVRTRWFKRSIQTVTYFPHFLSWVVFAGIVINILGPSGLLNTLLLDAGGHRVNFLTNPDTFRSVVVLTGIMKEFGWGAIIYLAALSGIDAQLYEAARVDGAGKLRQIWHVTLPGLRPVMAVLLVLSLGNLLDAGFDQIFQLYNGAVLDVGDIIDTYVYRIGLLDAQFETATAVGLFKGVVGMVMIVTANHVLRRMGQRSIW